The following coding sequences lie in one Tepidimicrobium xylanilyticum genomic window:
- a CDS encoding ABC transporter substrate-binding protein — translation MKKWVSFILVFIMVMALLVGCGRDSKEETVTSSESDDTALPAGEKIIRITADSTPVIDPAIGISNSSSIAFVNLYDTLVFPTEDGVKPWLATDWEVSDDGTEYTFYLKKGVKFHDGSELTASDVAFSAKRLITIGEGFAYLYSDIIKDVVAIDDYTVKFVLDHPFGPFVDSLCRLYILNEDLVMENIIEGPYGEYGDYGRDFLITNDAGSGPYMAKELVQQDYFYAVKFDDWHMGWEENAPESFKIIYGTEPSTVRTMLANKQLEISDMWQSTESLEALSKLEGIEIVPYSTRLVQNVFYNTTLAPTDDVNFRKALSCLFDYDMLVNDVFVDSKINYGPVSSYTAGSIKTNQYKYDLEKAKEYILKSKYADNYQDFTVEFLVNSDVQDIEKVALAFQAAAKQVGINVEITKAPWVTIQERVSNPESTPHVTTINSGPQYNEAGATLEAGFHSKTAGTYENCHWYLSDELDSEIENALATTDKDERFAKYAELQNKIVDQICPCAWIADLTERVAYQATYIEWPAAEAAKSGELKAYLMGYPYFFPDMRYK, via the coding sequence GTGAAAAGATTATTAGAATTACAGCTGACAGTACTCCGGTTATTGACCCTGCAATAGGAATAAGCAATTCAAGTTCGATTGCGTTTGTTAATTTATATGATACATTAGTATTTCCAACAGAAGATGGTGTTAAGCCATGGTTAGCTACTGATTGGGAAGTAAGTGATGATGGTACAGAATATACTTTTTATTTAAAGAAAGGAGTTAAATTCCATGATGGTTCAGAATTAACAGCATCTGATGTTGCATTTTCAGCAAAACGATTAATAACTATTGGTGAAGGGTTTGCCTATCTTTATAGCGATATAATAAAGGATGTAGTAGCAATTGACGACTATACTGTAAAATTTGTTCTAGATCATCCATTTGGTCCATTTGTAGATTCTTTATGTAGACTATACATTTTAAATGAGGATTTGGTTATGGAAAATATTATAGAGGGACCTTATGGAGAATATGGGGATTATGGTAGAGACTTTTTAATTACTAATGATGCTGGTTCAGGACCTTATATGGCCAAAGAATTGGTACAACAAGATTATTTTTATGCAGTTAAATTTGATGATTGGCATATGGGATGGGAAGAAAATGCTCCGGAGTCTTTCAAAATAATATATGGTACAGAACCATCAACTGTTCGTACGATGTTAGCTAATAAGCAACTAGAAATTAGTGATATGTGGCAGAGTACAGAAAGTCTTGAAGCTCTTTCCAAACTGGAAGGTATTGAAATTGTGCCATATTCAACAAGGTTAGTCCAAAATGTTTTCTATAATACAACACTTGCACCTACTGATGATGTTAATTTTAGAAAGGCATTAAGTTGTTTATTCGATTATGATATGTTAGTTAACGATGTATTTGTGGATTCAAAGATTAATTATGGACCTGTATCTTCGTATACTGCAGGTAGTATAAAAACTAATCAATATAAGTATGACTTAGAAAAAGCCAAAGAATATATTTTAAAGTCAAAATACGCTGATAACTATCAGGATTTTACAGTAGAATTTCTTGTCAATTCAGATGTTCAGGATATTGAAAAAGTTGCATTGGCTTTTCAAGCTGCAGCTAAACAAGTAGGAATTAATGTTGAGATAACAAAAGCTCCATGGGTGACTATACAAGAAAGAGTATCAAATCCAGAAAGTACTCCACATGTAACAACTATAAATTCCGGTCCACAATATAATGAAGCTGGAGCAACATTGGAAGCTGGTTTCCATAGCAAGACAGCAGGTACTTATGAAAATTGTCATTGGTATTTAAGTGATGAATTAGATTCTGAAATTGAAAACGCATTAGCTACAACAGATAAAGATGAGCGTTTTGCTAAATATGCAGAACTTCAGAATAAAATTGTTGATCAGATATGTCCATGTGCATGGATTGCTGATTTAACAGAAAGAGTTGCTTATCAGGCAACTTATATTGAGTGGCCTGCTGCTGAAGCTGCAAAATCTGGGGAACTAAAGGCGTATTTAATGGGATATCCATATTTCTTTCCTGATATGAGATATAAGTAA